A window from Anaerolineae bacterium encodes these proteins:
- a CDS encoding aspartate kinase produces MRTLVMKFGGTSVGSPEAIRQAADIILEHAPQWDRLVVVVSAMSGVTDALTKGALTAAAGDDQTYRAVVADLRALHYRAVDQLLPPEGERGALFAVVDEYLDTFDTFCRSIHVLGEVTPRAMDAVTSLGERISARIVAAYLRQRGVKSEAVDATELVITDDTFQNAAPLMEETRARVQSRLIPMLEAGVLPVVTGFIGATREGITTTLGRGGSDYSAAILADCLDAEELWIWTDVDGVMTADPRWVPEARVIPTLSYSEVGELAYYGAKVVHPKTIRPVIERDIPVWVKNTFNPQFPGTLITREAEPAAGTVKAVTAIKGMSMVTVEGRGMIGVPGIAARTFAAVASQGTSVLMISQSSSEQSISFVIPSSSVSKVVRAIEKEMALELARRDIDRVWSLDDVVIVTAVGAGMRHTTGVAARIFGALAKAEVNVIAIAQGSSECSISLVVEADAAVRAVRQIHDEVILNAGALEAAAVPAGEGGGK; encoded by the coding sequence ATGCGCACCCTGGTCATGAAGTTCGGTGGGACATCGGTCGGAAGCCCGGAGGCCATTCGACAGGCCGCGGATATCATCCTGGAGCATGCTCCGCAGTGGGACCGCCTGGTAGTGGTGGTCTCTGCGATGAGCGGAGTGACCGATGCCTTGACTAAGGGTGCATTGACTGCGGCCGCCGGCGATGACCAGACCTACCGCGCCGTCGTGGCCGATTTGCGAGCACTGCATTACCGCGCCGTGGACCAGCTTCTGCCCCCAGAAGGAGAGCGGGGCGCCCTGTTCGCCGTCGTTGACGAGTACCTGGACACCTTCGATACCTTTTGTCGGAGCATTCACGTGCTGGGGGAGGTGACACCGCGCGCCATGGATGCGGTCACCTCGCTGGGGGAGCGCATCAGCGCCCGTATCGTGGCCGCCTATTTGCGCCAGCGCGGGGTGAAGAGCGAGGCGGTGGATGCCACGGAGCTGGTCATCACGGATGACACGTTCCAGAACGCCGCGCCGCTGATGGAGGAGACGCGGGCGCGGGTGCAGAGCCGGCTGATTCCCATGCTGGAGGCCGGCGTCCTGCCGGTTGTCACCGGCTTTATCGGCGCCACCCGCGAGGGCATCACCACCACGTTGGGGCGCGGTGGGAGCGATTACAGCGCCGCCATCCTGGCCGACTGCCTGGACGCCGAGGAGCTGTGGATATGGACCGATGTGGACGGGGTCATGACGGCTGACCCGCGCTGGGTGCCGGAGGCACGGGTCATCCCCACCCTCTCGTACAGCGAAGTGGGGGAACTGGCGTATTATGGCGCTAAGGTGGTGCATCCCAAGACCATCCGTCCGGTCATCGAGCGGGATATCCCGGTGTGGGTGAAGAACACCTTCAACCCGCAGTTCCCGGGCACGCTTATCACGCGGGAGGCGGAGCCGGCTGCCGGCACCGTCAAGGCGGTCACCGCCATCAAGGGCATGAGCATGGTCACCGTGGAAGGCCGGGGCATGATCGGCGTGCCGGGCATCGCCGCGCGCACCTTTGCCGCGGTGGCCAGCCAGGGCACCAGCGTGCTGATGATCTCCCAGTCCTCGTCCGAGCAGTCCATCTCCTTCGTGATTCCCAGCAGTTCCGTGTCCAAGGTGGTGCGGGCTATCGAGAAAGAGATGGCGCTGGAGCTGGCCCGCCGGGATATTGACCGGGTGTGGTCGTTGGATGATGTGGTCATTGTCACCGCTGTGGGGGCCGGCATGCGCCACACCACAGGCGTGGCGGCGCGCATTTTCGGCGCCCTGGCGAAGGCCGAGGTGAACGTCATCGCCATCGCCCAAGGCTCTTCGGAGTGCAGTATTTCCCTGGTGGTAGAGGCCGATGCCGCGGTGCGAGCCGTGCGGCAGATCCATGATGAGGTTATTCTGAATGCGGGGGCTCTCGAAGCGGCGGCTGTGCCGGCCGGCGAAGGAGGTGGGAAATGA
- the thrC gene encoding threonine synthase produces the protein MTYRAWLECIRGCGRRYSVYDVIYRCEDCGGLLDVEHDLEALKTRSAAGWMRLFEERTRTNEWPYGSGVWGKKEWVLPQIENENIVSMYEGHTNCFWAERLGKEIGVPDLWIKLCGNSHTGSFKDLGMTVLVSAVRQMIADGRPIRAVACASTGDTSAALAAYCAAAGIPAIVFLPRGKVSTAQLVQPIAHGATVLALDTDFDGCMRIVQQVTADKTIYLANSMNPLRMEGQKTVAIELVQQFDWEVPDWIVIPVGNLGNVSAIGKGFLMMKELGLINKLPRIACAQSARANPLYLSYLTGFKEYRPVKAGKTLASAIQIGNPVSYERAVKILRQFNGVVEQATEDELANAAARADRTGLYTCPHTGVALAVLFKLIERGEIQRNDRVVVISTAHGLKFTDFKVGYHDGVLADVVARYRNPPVELPADYDAVRRAIDKAVGE, from the coding sequence ATGACCTATCGCGCCTGGTTGGAGTGCATCCGCGGCTGTGGCCGGCGCTATTCCGTCTATGACGTCATCTACCGCTGTGAGGACTGCGGCGGCCTGTTGGATGTGGAACATGACCTGGAGGCGTTGAAGACGCGCAGTGCCGCCGGCTGGATGCGCCTCTTCGAAGAGCGCACCCGCACCAACGAATGGCCCTATGGGTCGGGAGTATGGGGCAAGAAGGAATGGGTCCTGCCCCAAATCGAGAATGAGAACATCGTCTCCATGTATGAGGGGCATACCAACTGCTTCTGGGCGGAGCGCCTGGGCAAGGAAATTGGCGTGCCGGACCTGTGGATCAAGCTGTGCGGCAACAGCCATACCGGTTCGTTCAAAGACCTGGGCATGACGGTGCTGGTCTCGGCGGTGCGGCAGATGATCGCCGACGGCCGGCCCATTCGAGCTGTGGCCTGTGCCTCCACAGGAGATACCTCCGCGGCGTTGGCCGCCTATTGTGCCGCCGCCGGCATTCCCGCCATCGTCTTCCTGCCGCGCGGCAAGGTCTCCACGGCCCAACTGGTCCAGCCCATTGCCCACGGCGCCACCGTGCTCGCCCTGGACACCGATTTCGACGGCTGTATGCGGATCGTCCAGCAGGTTACGGCGGACAAGACCATTTACCTGGCCAATTCCATGAATCCCCTGCGCATGGAGGGCCAGAAGACGGTGGCCATTGAGCTGGTCCAGCAGTTCGACTGGGAGGTGCCGGACTGGATTGTCATCCCGGTGGGCAATCTGGGCAACGTCAGCGCCATTGGCAAGGGTTTTTTGATGATGAAGGAGCTGGGGTTGATCAACAAGCTCCCGCGCATCGCCTGTGCCCAGTCGGCGCGCGCCAACCCGCTGTATTTGAGCTATCTGACCGGCTTCAAGGAATATCGGCCGGTGAAGGCCGGCAAGACGCTGGCCAGCGCTATCCAGATCGGCAACCCGGTGAGCTATGAGCGGGCGGTGAAAATCCTGCGGCAGTTCAACGGCGTTGTCGAACAGGCCACCGAGGATGAGCTGGCCAATGCGGCCGCCCGCGCCGACCGCACGGGGCTATATACCTGCCCGCATACGGGCGTGGCGCTGGCCGTGCTCTTCAAGCTCATCGAGCGGGGGGAGATCCAGCGGAACGATCGCGTGGTGGTCATTTCCACCGCCCACGGCCTCAAGTTCACCGATTTCAAGGTCGGGTATCACGATGGGGTGCTGGCGGATGTGGTGGCGCGCTACCGCAACCCGCCGGTCGAACTGCCGGCGGATTACGATGCCGTGCGTAGGGCTATTGACAAAGCAGTTGGGGAATAG